The following proteins come from a genomic window of Tepidiforma thermophila:
- a CDS encoding DUF169 domain-containing protein: MEPGSVPLEEPARYDWNALVDALNRLLRLRTTPIGMKLFETVEEMEQIPRIRRPNAIHTTDQIVAQAARLGWTVGITADDLVGAQCGAVIGLHPQDDEWRSGRRMAGVWFETPEDAAAHQAAMDVVPFGRYRAMAVSPLTSGRLDPPDICLIYLTPGQAIIFINGLQWSGYRKFQWGVVGESACADSWGRALVTGEPSLAIPCYAERRYGGVLDDELLMALPPKYLPRAIAGMERLAANGLRYPIPQYGIQADARAGLARSYG; the protein is encoded by the coding sequence ATCGAACCCGGCAGCGTCCCCCTCGAAGAACCCGCCCGCTACGACTGGAACGCGCTCGTCGACGCGCTCAACCGCCTGCTCCGACTCCGCACCACCCCCATCGGCATGAAGCTCTTCGAAACCGTCGAAGAGATGGAGCAAATCCCGCGCATCCGCCGCCCGAACGCCATTCATACCACAGACCAAATCGTCGCCCAGGCCGCACGCCTCGGCTGGACCGTCGGCATCACCGCCGACGACCTCGTCGGCGCCCAGTGCGGCGCCGTCATCGGCCTCCACCCCCAGGACGACGAATGGCGCTCCGGCCGCCGCATGGCCGGCGTCTGGTTCGAAACGCCCGAGGATGCCGCCGCCCACCAGGCCGCCATGGACGTCGTTCCCTTCGGCCGCTACCGCGCGATGGCCGTCTCTCCCCTCACCTCCGGCCGCCTCGACCCGCCCGATATCTGCCTCATCTACCTCACCCCCGGCCAGGCCATCATCTTCATCAACGGCCTCCAGTGGAGCGGCTACCGCAAATTCCAGTGGGGCGTCGTCGGCGAATCCGCCTGCGCCGATAGCTGGGGCCGCGCCCTCGTCACCGGCGAACCGAGCCTTGCCATCCCCTGCTACGCCGAGCGCCGCTACGGGGGCGTTCTCGATGACGAGCTGCTCATGGCTCTCCCGCCGAAGTACCTCCCCCGCGCCATCGCCGGCATGGAGCGCCTCGCCGCCAACGGCCTCCGCTACCCCATCCCCCAATACGGCATCCAGGCCGACGCCCGCGCCGGCCTCGCCCGCAGCTACGGCTGA
- a CDS encoding FAD/NAD(P)-binding protein has protein sequence MSSPSPLRVAIIGSGPAAMYTLEHLLAEPELDVTVDVFERLFTPYGLVRAGVAPDHQKIKGVTRAFEPLLHDPRVRLFASVEYGRDLALDDLRRLYHAACFATGAQSDRRMGIPGEDLPGSLPATAFVAWYNGHPDYCTLAVDLAQEAAVIVGMGNVAIDVARILCLTPGELRRTDMPAYAIEALEASRIREVHVLGRRGPAQAAFTTPELKELTTLEGAALRIRPDEAALDPLSAAEVERSADRTLARKVQLIQEIAASPGPPRPRTLHLRFCITPLELLPGPGGTVAAVRCTRTRLVATPSGGIAAEPTGEEEVIPAGLVFRSVGYRALPLPGLPFDDRLGVVPNRAGRVIDPATGAPLPGLYVAGWLKRGPTGVIGTNKPDAAETVRCLVEDAAAGRLPAPPEPGAETVPALLAARGVRWLTCADWQRIDRLEREAGAREGRPRVKFTSLDAILAALEQAEAPASAP, from the coding sequence GTGAGCAGCCCGAGCCCGCTCCGCGTCGCCATCATCGGCTCCGGGCCGGCCGCCATGTACACCCTCGAACACCTCCTCGCCGAGCCGGAACTCGACGTAACTGTCGACGTCTTCGAGCGGCTGTTCACCCCCTACGGCCTCGTCCGCGCGGGCGTCGCTCCCGACCACCAGAAAATCAAGGGCGTCACCCGCGCCTTCGAACCCCTCCTCCACGACCCACGCGTCCGCCTCTTCGCCAGCGTCGAATACGGCCGCGACCTCGCCCTCGATGACCTCCGCCGCCTCTACCACGCCGCCTGCTTCGCCACCGGCGCGCAGTCCGACCGCCGCATGGGCATCCCCGGCGAAGACCTCCCCGGCTCCCTGCCCGCCACCGCCTTCGTCGCCTGGTACAACGGCCACCCCGACTACTGCACCCTCGCCGTCGACCTCGCACAGGAGGCCGCCGTCATCGTCGGCATGGGCAACGTCGCCATCGATGTCGCCCGCATCCTCTGCCTCACCCCTGGTGAGCTCCGCCGCACCGACATGCCCGCCTACGCCATCGAGGCCCTCGAAGCCAGCCGCATCCGCGAGGTCCACGTCCTCGGCCGCCGCGGCCCCGCCCAGGCCGCCTTCACAACTCCTGAACTCAAAGAGCTGACCACCCTCGAAGGCGCAGCGCTCCGCATCCGCCCCGATGAGGCCGCGCTCGACCCCCTCAGCGCCGCAGAGGTCGAACGTTCCGCCGACCGCACCCTTGCCCGGAAGGTCCAGCTCATCCAGGAGATCGCCGCCAGCCCCGGGCCGCCCCGGCCCCGCACCCTCCACCTCCGCTTCTGCATCACCCCGCTCGAACTGCTGCCCGGCCCGGGCGGGACCGTCGCCGCCGTCCGCTGCACCCGCACCCGGCTCGTCGCCACCCCCTCCGGCGGCATCGCCGCCGAGCCCACCGGCGAAGAAGAAGTCATCCCCGCCGGGCTCGTCTTCCGCAGCGTCGGCTACCGCGCCCTCCCCCTCCCCGGCCTCCCCTTCGATGACCGCCTCGGCGTGGTGCCAAACCGCGCCGGCCGCGTCATCGACCCCGCCACCGGCGCGCCCCTCCCGGGCCTCTACGTCGCCGGCTGGCTGAAACGCGGCCCCACTGGCGTCATCGGCACCAACAAGCCCGACGCCGCCGAGACCGTCCGCTGCCTCGTCGAAGATGCCGCCGCCGGCCGTCTCCCTGCCCCGCCTGAGCCCGGCGCCGAGACCGTCCCTGCCCTCCTCGCCGCCCGCGGCGTCCGCTGGCTCACCTGCGCCGATTGGCAGCGCATCGACCGGCTCGAGCGCGAAGCCGGCGCCCGCGAAGGCCGCCCCCGCGTCAAGTTCACCTCGCTCGACGCCATCCTCGCCGCCCTCGAACAGGCAGAAGCCCCCGCATCCGCGCCCTGA
- a CDS encoding CBS domain-containing protein, giving the protein MKLAAVLATRGTHVATIAASAPIAEAVAELAARNIGALVVLDGAGAVAGIISERDIIRALAAGGPVLDLPVADVMTRDVICGTLDDDLETVLAVMTSGHFRHLPVVDNGLLVGLVTTGDLAQALLQSLAGRVETLEFRLEAEIEQFGVGR; this is encoded by the coding sequence ATGAAGCTCGCCGCCGTCCTCGCCACACGCGGAACCCACGTCGCCACCATCGCCGCCTCCGCCCCCATCGCCGAAGCCGTCGCTGAACTCGCCGCCCGCAACATCGGCGCCCTCGTCGTCCTCGATGGCGCCGGCGCCGTCGCCGGCATCATCTCCGAGCGCGACATTATCCGCGCCCTCGCCGCGGGCGGCCCCGTCCTCGACCTCCCCGTCGCCGACGTCATGACCCGCGATGTCATCTGCGGCACCCTCGACGACGACCTCGAGACCGTCCTCGCCGTCATGACCTCCGGCCACTTCCGCCACCTGCCCGTCGTCGATAACGGCCTGCTCGTCGGCCTCGTCACCACCGGCGACCTCGCCCAGGCCCTCCTCCAGAGCCTCGCCGGCCGCGTCGAAACCCTCGAATTCCGCCTCGAAGCCGAAATCGAACAGTTCGGGGTCGGCCGGTGA
- a CDS encoding amidase, protein MTERWMPAWEIAERVRAGELRAREVTERALGRIAELNPALNAFIQVDAEGALRQAAAIDARVAAGEDPGPLAGVPLGVKDLEPAKGLLFTLGSRAFAGQVAEEDSVQVARLRAAGAVIIGKTNTPEFGYKGFTENRLWGPTRNPWNPAKTPGGSSGGSSAAVAAGMVPLATAGDGGGSIRIPAAMTGCYGIKPTAHRIPRAGEHAPTWGYFSTLGPMARTVRDAARYLDVASGPHPDDPEVLDGPTGFEAAVLGPAPRLRRVAWSADLGYAAVDPEVARVARAAAERLAAAVGAELEEAHPGFGDTMEAWMTIAAAGDTRLVDDMTEEQRAKLEPGFLRFAEVGRKYTAVDVARALEERHQVNRKMTRFFERYDLLLTPTTAATAFAAEGPPPSEIGGKQVGPAGFIPFTYPFNFLGLPAASLPAGLAPDGLPVGLQAVAPRFADALLLRVSAAYELASPWRYPGQD, encoded by the coding sequence ATGACGGAGCGCTGGATGCCGGCATGGGAGATCGCGGAGCGGGTGCGCGCAGGGGAGCTGCGGGCGCGCGAGGTGACGGAGCGGGCGCTGGGGCGGATCGCCGAGCTCAACCCGGCGTTGAACGCCTTCATCCAGGTCGACGCGGAGGGTGCGCTGCGGCAGGCGGCGGCGATCGATGCGCGGGTCGCGGCCGGCGAGGACCCGGGGCCGCTGGCGGGGGTCCCGCTGGGGGTGAAGGACCTGGAGCCGGCGAAGGGGCTGCTGTTCACGCTCGGCTCGCGGGCGTTCGCGGGGCAGGTCGCGGAGGAGGATTCGGTGCAGGTGGCCCGGCTGCGGGCTGCCGGGGCGGTGATCATCGGCAAGACGAACACGCCGGAGTTCGGCTACAAGGGATTCACGGAGAACCGGCTCTGGGGGCCGACGCGGAACCCGTGGAACCCGGCGAAGACGCCGGGGGGTTCGAGCGGGGGTTCGAGCGCGGCGGTGGCCGCGGGGATGGTGCCGCTGGCGACGGCCGGCGACGGGGGCGGGTCGATCCGCATCCCGGCGGCGATGACGGGGTGCTACGGGATCAAGCCGACGGCGCACCGGATTCCGCGGGCGGGCGAGCATGCGCCGACGTGGGGGTACTTTTCGACGCTGGGCCCGATGGCGCGGACGGTGCGGGATGCGGCGCGGTACCTCGACGTTGCGTCGGGGCCGCACCCGGACGACCCGGAGGTGCTGGACGGGCCGACGGGGTTCGAGGCGGCCGTGCTCGGGCCCGCGCCCCGGCTGCGGCGGGTGGCGTGGAGCGCGGACCTCGGCTACGCGGCGGTCGACCCGGAGGTGGCGCGGGTGGCCCGGGCGGCGGCGGAACGGCTGGCGGCCGCCGTCGGGGCGGAGCTGGAGGAGGCGCACCCCGGGTTCGGCGACACGATGGAGGCGTGGATGACGATCGCGGCGGCAGGGGATACGCGCCTCGTGGACGACATGACGGAGGAGCAGCGGGCGAAGCTGGAGCCGGGGTTCCTGCGGTTTGCGGAGGTGGGCCGGAAGTACACGGCGGTGGATGTGGCGCGGGCGCTGGAGGAGCGGCACCAGGTGAACCGGAAGATGACGCGGTTTTTCGAACGGTACGACCTGCTGCTGACGCCGACGACGGCAGCGACGGCGTTCGCGGCGGAGGGGCCGCCGCCATCGGAGATCGGGGGGAAGCAGGTGGGGCCGGCGGGATTCATCCCGTTCACGTATCCGTTCAACTTTCTCGGGCTGCCGGCGGCCTCGCTACCGGCGGGGCTGGCGCCCGACGGGCTGCCGGTAGGGCTGCAGGCCGTAGCGCCGCGCTTCGCTGACGCGCTCCTGCTGCGGGTGAGCGCGGCGTACGAGCTGGCGAGCCCGTGGCGGTACCCGGGCCAGGATTGA
- a CDS encoding SDR family NAD(P)-dependent oxidoreductase: protein MGRLDGKVAIVTGAGSGIGKAAAKLFAAEGAKVVCADVTGAEAATATEIGPAQAAAMTVDVSKAADVREMMERTKALYGRLDVLFNNAGIEGTPAPTPDYEEEEFHRVMHVNAFGVFLGMKYGIPLMLETGGGSIINTASVAGLVGFPGLVAYTASKGAVIQMTKTAALEFAAQGIRVNAICPGVIRTPMVERFTAGQPDAEAQLTMAEPVGRMGTPEEVAALALFLASDESSFVTGAALPVDGGFVAR from the coding sequence ATGGGACGACTCGACGGCAAGGTGGCGATTGTGACGGGCGCGGGCTCCGGCATTGGTAAGGCTGCGGCGAAGCTGTTCGCGGCCGAGGGGGCGAAGGTAGTGTGCGCGGACGTGACGGGCGCGGAGGCTGCGACGGCGACGGAGATTGGACCGGCGCAGGCCGCGGCGATGACGGTCGACGTCTCGAAGGCGGCCGACGTCAGGGAGATGATGGAGCGGACGAAGGCGCTCTACGGGCGGCTGGACGTGCTGTTCAACAACGCCGGCATCGAAGGAACGCCGGCGCCGACGCCGGACTACGAGGAAGAAGAGTTCCACCGGGTGATGCATGTCAATGCGTTCGGTGTGTTCCTGGGGATGAAGTACGGGATCCCGCTGATGCTGGAGACCGGGGGCGGGTCGATCATCAACACGGCGTCGGTCGCGGGGCTGGTGGGGTTCCCGGGCCTGGTCGCGTACACGGCATCGAAAGGCGCGGTCATCCAGATGACGAAGACGGCGGCCCTGGAGTTCGCGGCACAGGGGATCCGGGTGAACGCGATCTGCCCGGGGGTGATCCGGACGCCGATGGTCGAACGGTTCACTGCAGGGCAGCCGGACGCTGAGGCGCAGCTGACGATGGCCGAGCCGGTGGGGCGCATGGGGACGCCGGAGGAGGTGGCCGCGCTGGCGCTCTTCCTTGCGAGCGACGAGTCATCGTTTGTGACGGGCGCTGCGCTGCCGGTGGACGGCGGGTTCGTGGCGCGGTAG
- the dnaJ gene encoding molecular chaperone DnaJ, translated as MATGQRDYYEVLGVPRTANQAEIKRAFRKLAMEYHPDRNPSPDAAEKFKEINRAYEVLGDEQKRAMYDRFGHAGVEGTGAGAAGFDGFAHFEGFGDIFDAFFGGAARRGRRRGPQRGSDLRYNLRLTFEEAVFGCEKEIEYQRLERCSVCGGSGSEPGSMPAVCPECNGMGEIRRAQQSFFGQFVNVMTCPRCQGEGRVITSPCAACRGSGRVRETRRIVVKVPAGVDDGAQIRLSGEGEAGPRGGEPGNLYVVLSVAPHERFHRVEDHIVLELPVNIAQAALGAAVTIPTLDGEMELEIPAGTQSGEEFVIRGKGVPHLRGTGRGDMIVRVTVVVPEELTDQQRKLLEQLAETMGTPTLPKRHKGFFERLRDAMAG; from the coding sequence ATGGCGACGGGTCAGCGCGACTACTACGAGGTCCTCGGCGTGCCGCGGACCGCGAACCAGGCCGAGATCAAGCGGGCGTTCCGGAAGCTGGCGATGGAGTACCACCCGGACCGGAACCCTTCGCCGGATGCTGCCGAGAAGTTCAAGGAGATTAACCGGGCATACGAGGTGCTCGGCGACGAGCAGAAGCGGGCGATGTACGACCGGTTCGGGCACGCCGGGGTGGAAGGCACGGGCGCCGGAGCGGCCGGGTTCGACGGGTTCGCGCACTTCGAGGGCTTCGGGGACATCTTCGATGCGTTCTTCGGCGGGGCGGCGCGGCGGGGGCGGCGGCGCGGCCCGCAGCGCGGGAGCGACCTGCGGTACAACCTGCGGCTCACCTTCGAGGAGGCGGTCTTCGGCTGCGAGAAGGAGATCGAGTACCAGCGGCTGGAGCGGTGCAGCGTCTGCGGGGGCAGCGGTTCGGAGCCGGGGAGCATGCCGGCGGTCTGCCCGGAGTGCAACGGGATGGGGGAGATCCGGCGGGCGCAGCAGAGCTTCTTCGGGCAGTTCGTGAACGTGATGACCTGTCCGCGGTGCCAGGGCGAGGGCCGGGTGATTACCAGCCCGTGCGCGGCCTGCCGCGGGAGCGGGCGGGTGCGGGAGACGCGGCGGATTGTGGTAAAGGTGCCGGCGGGCGTCGACGACGGGGCGCAGATCCGGCTCTCGGGCGAGGGGGAGGCCGGGCCGCGGGGCGGCGAGCCGGGCAACCTGTACGTGGTGCTGAGCGTGGCGCCGCACGAGCGGTTCCACCGGGTGGAGGACCATATCGTGCTGGAGCTGCCGGTGAACATCGCCCAGGCGGCGCTCGGCGCGGCGGTGACCATCCCGACGCTGGACGGGGAGATGGAGCTGGAGATCCCGGCGGGGACGCAGAGCGGCGAGGAGTTCGTCATCCGCGGGAAAGGTGTGCCGCACCTCCGGGGGACGGGCCGGGGCGACATGATTGTCCGGGTGACGGTGGTGGTGCCGGAGGAGCTGACCGACCAGCAGCGGAAGCTGCTGGAGCAGCTCGCGGAGACGATGGGCACGCCGACGCTGCCGAAGCGGCACAAAGGGTTCTTCGAGCGGCTGCGCGATGCGATGGCGGGCTGA
- a CDS encoding 50S ribosomal protein L11 methyltransferase translates to MTHLWFEITAKTPPALAEAVADIVRGVAPGGVSIEEPVEILGPEQGFRVRGGEPVLIRCYLPSSELGAMLVEELRRAMEAFPAVELSARPIYEQDWAVSWREFFGVVETGGRVVVVPSWVEHEPAPGQLVIRLDPGQAFGTGHHETTRLCLGFLDGLVAPGTRVLDVGTGSGILAIAAVLLGAAQVDAIDIDPVAAEVAEQNCAANGVAGQVRVRAGRLAPGDIGEPYDLVVSNISPDANIGLVPVFERAVRPGGDLLLSGVLEQDVERVTGACAAAGFVHRETRLERDWAAIHFRREG, encoded by the coding sequence GTGACGCATCTCTGGTTCGAGATCACGGCGAAGACGCCACCGGCGCTGGCGGAGGCGGTGGCGGATATCGTGCGCGGCGTTGCCCCGGGCGGCGTCAGCATCGAGGAGCCGGTGGAGATCCTGGGGCCGGAGCAGGGGTTCCGGGTGCGCGGCGGCGAGCCGGTGCTCATCCGGTGCTACCTGCCGTCGTCGGAGCTGGGGGCGATGCTGGTGGAGGAGCTGCGGCGGGCGATGGAGGCGTTCCCGGCGGTGGAGCTGAGCGCGCGGCCGATCTACGAACAGGACTGGGCGGTCTCGTGGCGGGAGTTCTTCGGGGTGGTGGAAACGGGCGGCCGGGTGGTGGTGGTGCCCTCGTGGGTGGAGCACGAACCGGCGCCGGGGCAGCTCGTGATCCGGCTCGACCCGGGACAGGCGTTCGGCACGGGGCACCATGAGACGACGCGGCTCTGCCTGGGGTTCCTCGACGGGCTGGTTGCGCCCGGGACGCGGGTGCTCGACGTGGGGACCGGCTCGGGGATCCTGGCGATTGCGGCGGTGCTGCTCGGGGCCGCGCAGGTGGACGCGATTGACATCGATCCCGTGGCCGCCGAGGTGGCGGAGCAGAACTGCGCGGCCAATGGTGTGGCGGGGCAGGTGCGCGTGCGCGCCGGGCGGCTGGCGCCCGGCGACATCGGCGAGCCGTACGACCTGGTGGTTTCGAACATCAGCCCCGACGCGAACATCGGGCTGGTGCCTGTGTTCGAGCGGGCGGTGCGCCCGGGTGGCGACCTGCTCCTCTCGGGGGTGCTGGAGCAGGACGTCGAGCGGGTGACGGGGGCGTGCGCGGCAGCCGGGTTCGTCCACCGGGAGACGCGGCTGGAGCGGGACTGGGCGGCCATCCACTTCCGGCGGGAGGGCTGA
- a CDS encoding isocitrate lyase/PEP mutase family protein, translating to MLERGLVLAPFVFDGVQARLAEAAGFDAVYMSGFGTAASWGLPDRGLIGLGEMAANAARVAGAVRVPVIADADTGYGNEANVARTVELYERAGVAALHIEDQEWPKRCGFLEGKRVIPAEEMELKVRAAVRARRDPATVIIARTDALAPLGREAAAERARRYFAAGADLVFLDGLKDRETIAWAAEELRGIPLVLNTWLLAPEEAEALGFRLYLQLGVMLRHFADFRAALAELRATGQVRLGEDAGVEWITELLDRGREE from the coding sequence CTGCTCGAGCGGGGGCTGGTGCTGGCGCCGTTTGTGTTCGATGGGGTGCAGGCGCGGCTGGCCGAGGCCGCGGGGTTCGACGCGGTGTACATGAGCGGGTTCGGGACGGCGGCATCGTGGGGGCTGCCGGACCGGGGGCTGATCGGGCTGGGAGAGATGGCGGCAAACGCGGCGCGGGTGGCGGGTGCGGTGCGGGTCCCGGTCATTGCGGATGCGGACACGGGCTACGGGAACGAGGCGAACGTGGCGCGGACGGTGGAGCTGTACGAGCGGGCCGGCGTGGCGGCGCTGCACATCGAGGACCAGGAGTGGCCGAAGCGGTGCGGGTTCCTCGAAGGGAAGCGGGTCATCCCGGCGGAGGAGATGGAGCTGAAGGTGCGGGCGGCGGTCCGGGCGCGGCGCGACCCGGCGACGGTGATTATCGCGCGGACGGATGCGCTGGCGCCGCTGGGGCGGGAGGCGGCGGCGGAGCGGGCGCGGCGGTACTTCGCCGCCGGTGCGGACCTCGTGTTCCTCGACGGGCTGAAGGACCGGGAGACGATCGCGTGGGCGGCGGAGGAGCTGCGGGGGATCCCGCTGGTGCTGAACACGTGGCTCCTGGCACCAGAGGAGGCAGAGGCGCTGGGCTTCCGGCTCTACCTGCAGCTGGGGGTAATGCTGCGGCACTTCGCGGACTTCCGGGCGGCGCTGGCGGAGCTGCGGGCGACGGGTCAGGTGCGGCTCGGTGAGGACGCCGGGGTGGAGTGGATCACGGAGCTGCTGGATCGGGGTCGGGAGGAATGA
- a CDS encoding helix-turn-helix domain-containing protein, translating to MGELGSLLTRAREARGLTLEDAERDTRISRRYLAALEAEQFEIIPAPVYARGFLRSYSQYLGLDPQEMLAMFPREDEDPYGREQEPARPSMDRPVSPVSASRPAWRSRPTAPAGRPAAGRGAPEAEDEGPVIGRGAPPRRPAPLPAQPGASREPIIGVDIGVPAPARRINPDPAAQTRSAVLAIVAIAAILGVVFVAYLLASLAGDDGSAPPGSLGSTPTATPATGTTPTGPSGLPVTPGLVPDVRGVPEATAIAAIREAGYEPLIQRVKSNQPAGTVIDQSPAPEVEMAAGSRVQIVVSEGP from the coding sequence ATGGGTGAACTCGGGAGCCTGTTGACTCGCGCCCGGGAGGCGCGCGGGTTGACGCTCGAAGACGCTGAACGCGATACGCGCATTTCGCGCCGGTACCTCGCGGCGCTCGAGGCGGAGCAGTTCGAGATCATTCCTGCTCCGGTGTATGCGCGCGGGTTCTTGCGGTCGTACTCGCAGTACCTGGGGCTGGACCCGCAGGAGATGCTGGCGATGTTCCCGCGGGAGGACGAGGACCCGTACGGGCGGGAGCAGGAGCCGGCGCGGCCGAGCATGGACCGGCCGGTGAGCCCGGTATCGGCATCGCGGCCGGCGTGGAGGTCACGGCCGACGGCTCCGGCGGGGCGGCCGGCGGCGGGACGGGGTGCACCGGAAGCCGAGGATGAGGGACCGGTCATCGGGAGGGGCGCACCTCCGCGCCGCCCTGCGCCGCTCCCGGCGCAGCCGGGCGCCAGCCGGGAGCCGATCATCGGCGTAGACATCGGGGTGCCGGCGCCGGCACGGCGGATTAACCCGGACCCGGCAGCGCAGACGCGCTCCGCCGTGCTTGCAATTGTGGCGATTGCGGCGATCCTCGGGGTCGTGTTTGTGGCGTACCTGCTGGCGAGCCTGGCAGGGGATGACGGGAGCGCACCGCCGGGGTCGCTCGGTTCGACGCCGACGGCCACGCCGGCTACCGGCACGACGCCCACGGGGCCGAGCGGGCTGCCGGTGACGCCGGGGCTGGTGCCTGATGTGCGCGGGGTGCCGGAGGCGACGGCGATAGCGGCGATTCGCGAGGCGGGGTACGAACCGCTGATTCAGCGAGTGAAGAGCAACCAGCCGGCGGGGACGGTCATCGACCAGTCGCCGGCGCCGGAGGTGGAGATGGCTGCGGGGTCGCGGGTGCAGATTGTCGTGAGCGAGGGGCCGTGA
- the rimO gene encoding 30S ribosomal protein S12 methylthiotransferase RimO: protein MAVPRRYHLVTLGCPKNDVDSAHLARLLEGGELVPVADPGEADAIIVNTCGFIEQSQAQSMAAVRELAAAKREGQVLIVAGCMTQLYGRQVREETPGIDHVFGVGQWHEVARLLQVDVDAIYDIPESNVRVEGPSAYLKISDGCDAPCTFCVIPKIKGGLRSAPAGLLVREARRLVEAGAKELVLVGQDTTAWGEDLGMPVGSGLPGLLRMLSEAAGPETWLRLMYAYPSRVTPELIGTMAELPNVVHYLDVPLQHGSEAVLRRMKRPHNLERVYRFIEELRRAMPDIVLRTSFIAGFPGETEAEFEELLAFARAVEFDHAGCFTYSRQQWTGAYEMEGQVPDEVKAERRARFMEQQQAISARRAARFIGRTLEMLVEGEGEDEDGLPVVAGRTYREAPEVDGLVFARGRARPGERVRVAIEDASEYDLFGRVVRERPGRGRVRAISP from the coding sequence ATGGCCGTGCCGAGGCGGTACCACCTGGTGACGCTGGGCTGCCCGAAGAACGATGTGGACAGCGCGCACCTGGCGCGGCTGCTGGAGGGCGGTGAGCTCGTGCCGGTGGCGGACCCGGGCGAGGCAGACGCCATCATCGTGAATACGTGCGGGTTCATCGAGCAGAGCCAGGCGCAGTCGATGGCGGCGGTGCGGGAGCTGGCGGCGGCGAAGCGCGAGGGGCAGGTGCTGATCGTGGCGGGGTGCATGACCCAGCTGTACGGCCGGCAGGTGAGGGAGGAGACGCCGGGGATCGACCATGTGTTCGGGGTGGGGCAGTGGCACGAGGTGGCGCGGCTGCTGCAGGTGGATGTGGACGCGATCTACGACATCCCCGAGAGCAACGTGCGGGTGGAAGGGCCGAGCGCGTACCTGAAAATTTCGGACGGGTGCGATGCGCCGTGCACCTTCTGTGTTATCCCGAAGATCAAGGGCGGGCTGCGGTCAGCGCCGGCGGGGCTGCTGGTAAGGGAAGCGCGACGGCTGGTGGAGGCTGGGGCGAAGGAGCTGGTGCTGGTGGGGCAGGACACGACGGCGTGGGGCGAGGACCTCGGGATGCCGGTCGGGAGCGGGCTGCCGGGGCTTTTGCGGATGCTGAGCGAGGCTGCGGGGCCGGAGACGTGGCTGCGGCTGATGTATGCCTACCCGAGCCGGGTGACGCCGGAGCTGATCGGGACGATGGCGGAGCTGCCGAATGTGGTGCACTACCTCGATGTGCCGCTCCAGCACGGGAGCGAGGCGGTGCTGCGGCGGATGAAGCGGCCGCACAACCTCGAGCGGGTGTACCGGTTCATCGAGGAGCTGCGGCGGGCGATGCCGGACATTGTGCTGCGGACGTCGTTCATCGCGGGGTTCCCGGGGGAGACGGAGGCGGAGTTCGAGGAGCTGCTGGCGTTCGCCCGGGCGGTGGAGTTCGACCACGCGGGGTGCTTCACCTATTCGCGGCAGCAGTGGACGGGGGCCTACGAGATGGAAGGGCAGGTCCCGGACGAGGTGAAGGCGGAGCGGCGGGCGCGGTTCATGGAGCAGCAGCAGGCGATCTCGGCGCGGCGGGCGGCCCGGTTCATCGGGCGGACGCTGGAGATGCTGGTGGAGGGCGAAGGCGAGGACGAAGACGGGCTGCCGGTGGTGGCCGGGCGGACGTACCGGGAGGCGCCGGAGGTGGACGGGCTGGTGTTCGCGCGGGGGCGGGCGCGGCCGGGGGAGCGGGTGCGGGTGGCGATCGAGGATGCCTCGGAGTACGACCTCTTCGGGCGGGTGGTGCGCGAGCGGCCGGGGCGCGGCCGGGTGCGGGCAATCTCCCCGTAA